Proteins encoded within one genomic window of Jiangella mangrovi:
- a CDS encoding fructosamine kinase family protein, which yields MRAARKAGTVDKRTVADVEKVIAELPRLAGPAEPVALIHGDLWAGNVLWTERDAHLVDPAAHGGHRETDLAMLTLFGLPHLDRVLAAYDEAAPLAPGWRERTALHQLHPVLVHAVLFGGSYGAQAGQLARQALRAG from the coding sequence CTGCGCGCGGCCCGCAAGGCCGGCACCGTCGACAAACGCACCGTCGCCGACGTCGAGAAGGTCATCGCCGAGCTCCCTCGGCTGGCCGGTCCGGCCGAGCCGGTGGCGCTGATCCACGGCGACCTCTGGGCCGGCAACGTCCTGTGGACCGAGCGCGACGCCCACCTCGTCGACCCCGCGGCACACGGCGGGCACCGCGAGACCGACCTCGCCATGCTCACGCTGTTCGGGCTGCCGCACCTCGACCGCGTCCTGGCCGCCTACGACGAGGCCGCGCCGCTGGCGCCCGGATGGCGCGAGCGGACGGCGCTGCACCAGCTGCACCCGGTGCTCGTCCACGCCGTCCTGTTCGGCGGCTCGTACGGCGCCCAGGCCGGCCAGCTGGCCCGGCAGGCCCTGCGCGCCGGCTGA